A genomic segment from Propioniciclava sp. MC1595 encodes:
- a CDS encoding TerC family protein: protein MPVVSTTVWILTAIFIIALLAFDFIFHVRKAHIPTIGEAAKWTAIYVSVAILFGVWVWLSMGQKSGIEYYAGYITELSLSVDNLFVFLIIMASFKVPRQNQQLVLMFGIVVSLIFRTGFIFLGAALINSFAWVFYIFGLILLITAGNLIKPEKDEEDEESSEANNFIIRLAKRFMHTTDHYDGDKLFTMENGKKAMTPLMLVMIAIGGTDVMFALDSIPAIFGLTQNTYIVFTAVAFSLLGLRQLYFLIDGLLDRLIYLKYGLAIILAFIGVKLILHALHENNLPFINGGQRVPVFEVSTELSLGVIVGTLVVVIFFSLLSPKGKALTTIKNTRRHAKQYLDASFEADPAQREKLYRSLLKEEAALLAMNPKYKDEIFREQELLDLLDEAHATHDRYVDANPERFASHDPLQGQPKLDTAAYRRALEDPDALEGANPEE from the coding sequence ATGCCTGTTGTCTCCACCACGGTGTGGATCCTCACCGCCATCTTCATCATCGCGCTGCTCGCGTTCGACTTCATCTTCCACGTCCGCAAGGCGCACATCCCCACGATCGGGGAGGCCGCCAAGTGGACGGCGATCTATGTCTCCGTCGCGATCCTGTTCGGCGTGTGGGTGTGGCTCTCGATGGGCCAGAAGTCGGGTATCGAGTACTACGCGGGTTACATCACCGAGTTGAGTCTCTCGGTCGACAACCTGTTCGTCTTCCTCATCATCATGGCGAGCTTCAAGGTGCCGCGGCAGAACCAGCAGCTGGTGCTGATGTTCGGCATCGTGGTGTCGCTTATCTTCCGCACCGGGTTCATCTTCCTGGGCGCCGCGCTGATCAACAGCTTCGCGTGGGTCTTCTACATCTTCGGCCTCATCCTGCTGATCACCGCCGGCAACCTGATCAAGCCCGAGAAGGACGAGGAGGACGAGGAGTCCTCCGAGGCGAACAACTTCATCATCCGCCTGGCCAAGCGCTTCATGCACACCACCGACCACTACGACGGCGACAAGCTGTTCACGATGGAGAACGGCAAGAAGGCCATGACCCCGCTGATGCTGGTCATGATCGCCATCGGTGGCACCGACGTCATGTTCGCGCTCGACTCGATCCCGGCCATCTTCGGCCTGACCCAGAACACCTACATCGTGTTCACCGCCGTCGCGTTCTCGCTGCTCGGCCTGCGCCAGCTGTACTTCCTCATCGACGGCCTGCTCGACCGCCTGATCTACCTCAAGTACGGCCTCGCGATCATCCTGGCCTTCATCGGCGTCAAGCTGATCCTGCACGCCCTGCACGAGAACAACCTGCCGTTCATCAACGGCGGCCAGCGCGTGCCGGTCTTCGAGGTCAGCACCGAGCTCAGCCTCGGCGTCATCGTCGGCACCCTGGTCGTGGTCATCTTCTTCTCGCTGCTGTCCCCCAAGGGCAAGGCGCTCACCACGATCAAGAACACCCGCCGCCACGCCAAGCAGTACCTCGACGCGTCGTTCGAGGCCGACCCCGCACAGCGCGAGAAGCTCTACCGCTCGCTGCTGAAGGAGGAGGCCGCGCTGCTGGCCATGAACCCCAAGTACAAGGACGAGATCTTCCGTGAGCAGGAGTTGCTCGACCTGCTCGACGAGGCGCACGCCACGCACGACCGCTACGTGGACGCCAACCCCGAGCGGTTCGCGTCCCACGACCCGCTGCAGGGCCAGCCGAAGCTCGACACGGCCGCCTACCGGCGCGCGCTGGAGGACCCGGACGCCCTCGAGGGGGCCAACCCCGAGGAGTGA
- a CDS encoding HAMP domain-containing sensor histidine kinase, translated as MAEHKPSADPTQALGGAGVSGKGTLSRQLILSTTALVAVIAILLSGLTALSMHRILQEQLDDQLVSATTMTRGEGRGPMLPQGRGGPGLAQGLLFYWQGQGGIVQVERDRNVVGSDVAAELEALEPDRTPRTIGLSGLGSYRVYTTTQGGQVLVVGLPTSALTASMTAILAAAAVLTLLAIAIAFIAARTVVERSLRPLARLTATANHVSRMPLHSGEVAVPVRVPDADVDPRSEVGQVGLAFNHMLDNVEGALAARQRSETKVRQFVADASHELRNPLASIRGYAELTRRERAHLPDTTAHALGRIESESERMSRLVEDLLLLARLDSGPELALLPTSLNQVVANAVSDARAAGPDHIWTLDLPDADVLAQGDPYRLTQVVANLLANARTHTPAGTRVHASVAADGPDAVVTVTDDGPGIPRELLDRVFERFTRADASRVRSGAGGQSTGLGLAIVAAVVGAHHGRVEVASRPGLTAFTVRLPRADADGPPYANRP; from the coding sequence ATGGCGGAACACAAGCCCTCGGCGGATCCAACCCAAGCCCTCGGCGGAGCGGGAGTGTCGGGCAAGGGGACGCTCAGCCGCCAGCTGATCCTGTCCACCACGGCGCTGGTCGCGGTGATCGCGATCCTGCTGTCGGGGCTGACCGCGCTGTCGATGCACCGCATCCTGCAGGAACAGCTCGACGACCAGCTGGTCTCCGCCACGACCATGACGCGCGGCGAGGGACGCGGCCCGATGCTGCCCCAGGGCCGGGGCGGCCCCGGCCTGGCCCAAGGCCTCCTGTTCTACTGGCAGGGGCAGGGCGGCATCGTCCAGGTCGAGCGCGACCGCAACGTCGTGGGCAGCGACGTCGCCGCCGAGCTCGAGGCGCTCGAGCCCGACCGGACGCCCCGCACGATCGGCCTGTCCGGCCTCGGCAGCTACCGCGTCTACACCACGACGCAGGGCGGCCAGGTGCTCGTGGTCGGCCTGCCGACGTCGGCGCTGACCGCGTCGATGACCGCGATCCTCGCCGCCGCTGCGGTGCTCACCCTGCTGGCCATCGCGATCGCGTTCATCGCCGCCCGGACCGTCGTCGAGCGCAGTCTGCGCCCCCTGGCCCGGCTCACAGCGACGGCGAACCACGTCTCCCGCATGCCGCTGCACTCCGGTGAGGTCGCCGTGCCCGTCCGCGTCCCGGACGCCGACGTCGACCCCCGCAGCGAGGTCGGGCAGGTAGGGCTGGCGTTCAACCACATGCTCGACAACGTCGAAGGAGCCCTGGCCGCGCGCCAGCGCTCGGAGACCAAGGTGCGCCAGTTCGTCGCGGACGCCAGCCACGAGCTCCGCAACCCACTGGCGTCCATCCGCGGCTACGCGGAGCTCACTCGCCGCGAGCGCGCCCACCTGCCCGACACCACCGCGCACGCGTTGGGGCGCATCGAGTCCGAGTCCGAGCGCATGTCGCGCCTCGTCGAGGACCTCCTCCTGCTCGCCCGCCTCGACTCCGGCCCCGAGCTGGCCCTGCTACCCACCTCGCTGAACCAGGTAGTCGCCAACGCCGTGTCGGACGCCCGCGCGGCGGGCCCCGACCACATCTGGACCCTCGACCTGCCGGACGCCGACGTCCTCGCCCAGGGCGACCCCTACCGGCTCACCCAGGTCGTGGCCAACCTGCTCGCCAACGCCCGGACGCACACGCCGGCCGGCACCCGCGTCCACGCCTCGGTGGCCGCCGACGGGCCGGACGCCGTGGTCACGGTCACCGACGACGGCCCGGGCATCCCGCGCGAGCTCCTCGACCGGGTCTTTGAGCGGTTCACCCGCGCGGACGCCAGCCGCGTCCGGTCGGGCGCCGGTGGCCAGTCGACCGGGCTCGGGCTGGCCATCGTCGCCGCCGTGGTGGGCGCCCACCATGGGCGCGTCGAGGTGGCCTCGCGGCCGGGCCTTACCGCGTTCACGGTGCGCCTACCCCGCGCGGACGCCGACGGGCCCCCGTACGCGAACCGACCGTAG
- a CDS encoding acylphosphatase, which produces MSSDAAGLARALVRVDGHVQGVGFRWWVSRQAGRLGLSGYAENLWDGQVEVDVQGLPEDVDAMVELLTSPKASGRPGRVTGFLVDRRPPEASISGFDMRSPPRAWVRSAEGLGPIRRELGSDPPRALTGNAQPTHGVRPCRAGRVDP; this is translated from the coding sequence GTGAGCTCGGACGCCGCGGGCCTGGCCCGCGCGCTCGTCCGGGTCGACGGGCACGTTCAGGGCGTCGGCTTCCGGTGGTGGGTCTCCCGGCAGGCCGGACGCCTCGGGCTGTCCGGGTACGCCGAGAACCTGTGGGACGGTCAGGTGGAGGTGGACGTCCAGGGCCTCCCCGAGGATGTGGACGCCATGGTCGAACTGCTCACGTCGCCCAAGGCGTCCGGACGCCCGGGCCGCGTCACCGGCTTCCTGGTCGACCGGCGCCCGCCCGAGGCGTCCATCAGCGGTTTCGACATGCGCTCACCGCCGAGGGCCTGGGTCCGATCCGCCGAGGGCTTGGGTCCGATCCGCCGAGAGCTTGGGTCCGATCCGCCGAGGGCTCTCACAGGGAACGCACAGCCAACTCATGGCGTCCGGCCATGCCGGGCTGGGAGAGTGGACCCATGA
- a CDS encoding proline dehydrogenase family protein, whose translation MKNLLLAASRNTHVRDLATRLPVVRRTVDRFVPGDGVEDAVRAIREISATGRLATIDHLGEDTTSQAEALAATEANIALIRRLSDEELTDVAEISVKASAIGQALPGGVDLAAENAGRIVAAATEAGTTVTFDAEDHTTLDGMHALVDGLRAEFPGTGLVLQAMLFRTEDDARHYSGAGSRVRLCKGAYAEPATVAHTTPAAIGEAFQRCLGILIAGEGYPMIATHDPKMITAALGQLLVAGRAPGSYEFQMLYGVRPEEQLRLAREGHRVRVYVPYGVDWYGYYMRRLAEKPANLALLGRALISRR comes from the coding sequence ATGAAGAACCTGCTGTTGGCCGCCTCGCGCAACACCCACGTGCGGGACCTGGCCACGCGTCTGCCCGTCGTCCGTCGTACCGTCGACCGCTTCGTGCCGGGCGACGGGGTCGAGGACGCCGTCCGTGCGATCCGCGAGATCAGCGCCACCGGGCGCCTCGCCACCATCGACCACCTGGGCGAGGACACGACCAGCCAGGCCGAGGCGCTGGCGGCCACCGAGGCCAACATCGCGCTGATCCGCCGGCTCTCCGACGAGGAGCTGACCGACGTCGCCGAGATCTCGGTCAAGGCCAGCGCGATCGGTCAGGCGCTGCCCGGCGGGGTCGACCTGGCCGCCGAGAACGCGGGCCGCATCGTCGCCGCCGCGACCGAGGCCGGCACGACCGTCACCTTCGACGCCGAGGACCACACCACGCTCGACGGCATGCACGCCCTCGTGGACGGGCTGCGCGCGGAGTTCCCCGGCACCGGGCTGGTGCTGCAGGCCATGCTGTTCCGCACCGAGGACGACGCCCGGCACTACTCCGGGGCGGGGTCGCGCGTGCGGTTGTGCAAGGGCGCCTACGCCGAGCCGGCCACCGTCGCCCACACGACCCCGGCCGCGATCGGCGAGGCCTTCCAGCGCTGCCTGGGGATCCTGATCGCGGGCGAGGGCTACCCCATGATCGCCACCCACGATCCCAAGATGATCACCGCGGCCCTGGGGCAGCTGCTGGTCGCCGGGCGGGCCCCCGGGTCGTACGAGTTCCAGATGCTCTACGGCGTGCGCCCCGAGGAGCAGCTGCGGCTGGCGCGCGAGGGCCACCGCGTCCGGGTGTACGTGCCCTACGGCGTCGACTGGTACGGCTACTACATGCGCCGCCTGGCCGAGAAGCCGGCGAACCTCGCCCTACTGGGAAGGGCCCTGATTTCCCGGAGGTGA
- a CDS encoding ABC transporter ATP-binding protein has translation MTTTAHMPTAPGAARTDEVIVLSGVRRSYTTASRLNLLSGRRVPTASFEAVRGVDLSVRRGELFALLGTNGAGKTSTVELIEGLARPSAGEIRVLGHDPVAERGRVRFRTGVVLQSSGFPSALTVAEMARLWHGTLTRPLPVDAMLEAVDLAGRADVETNKLSGGERRRLDVALALMADPEVLILDEPTTGLDPESRRTIWGLVTGLVERGSAVLLTTHYLEEAEQLADRIAIMHAGVIAREGTLAEIVADTPSRITFTRPEHLDLALLETPGARVHVTDEVVIETPTLQDTLARVLAWAGHEPLGSLNARVASLEQVFLAVADRPLTNA, from the coding sequence ATGACCACGACAGCCCACATGCCCACCGCCCCCGGCGCCGCCCGCACCGACGAGGTGATCGTCCTGTCCGGCGTGCGCCGCAGCTACACGACGGCGTCCCGCCTCAACCTCCTGTCCGGTCGCCGGGTTCCGACCGCGTCCTTCGAGGCCGTCCGGGGCGTCGACCTGAGCGTGCGCCGCGGCGAGCTGTTCGCGCTGCTCGGCACGAACGGGGCGGGCAAGACCTCGACGGTCGAGCTCATCGAGGGGCTGGCGAGGCCGTCCGCCGGTGAGATCCGGGTGCTGGGCCACGACCCGGTGGCCGAGCGCGGGCGCGTCCGGTTCCGAACGGGCGTCGTCCTGCAGAGCTCGGGCTTCCCCTCCGCCCTGACCGTCGCCGAGATGGCGCGCCTGTGGCACGGCACCCTGACCCGCCCGCTGCCGGTCGACGCCATGCTCGAAGCGGTCGACCTCGCGGGCCGCGCCGACGTGGAGACCAACAAGCTCTCGGGCGGCGAGCGCCGTCGCCTCGACGTCGCGCTGGCGCTGATGGCCGACCCTGAGGTGCTCATCCTCGACGAACCCACCACCGGCCTGGACCCCGAGAGCCGCCGCACCATCTGGGGGCTGGTCACCGGCCTGGTCGAGCGCGGCAGCGCCGTCCTGCTCACCACGCACTACCTCGAGGAGGCCGAGCAGCTCGCCGACCGGATCGCGATCATGCACGCCGGCGTCATCGCCCGCGAGGGCACGCTCGCCGAGATCGTCGCCGACACGCCCTCGCGCATCACGTTCACCCGGCCAGAGCACCTCGACCTGGCCCTCCTCGAGACCCCCGGCGCCCGCGTCCACGTCACCGACGAGGTCGTGATCGAAACCCCCACCCTGCAGGACACCCTCGCCCGTGTGCTGGCCTGGGCCGGCCACGAGCCGCTGGGCTCGCTGAACGCCCGTGTCGCCTCGCTGGAGCAGGTGTTCCTCGCCGTCGCCGACCGGCCGCTCACCAACGCCTGA
- a CDS encoding response regulator transcription factor has translation MTEREQLTRADGTPIRVLTVDDEPAITELLSMALRYEGWDVTTAHSGTTAVQAARDTRPDVLVLDMMLPDFDGLEVMRRVRAEQPDVPVIFLTARDAVDDRIHGLTAGGDDYVTKPFSLEELVARLRGLLRRSGATLVKPGSQLVVGDLALDEDSHEVTRGGEEIQLTATEFELLRYLMRNPRRVLSKAQILDRVWNYDFGGQANVVELYISYLRKKIDAGREPMIHTLRGAGYVLKPAG, from the coding sequence ATGACAGAACGCGAGCAGCTCACCCGGGCGGATGGGACGCCCATCCGCGTGCTCACCGTGGACGACGAGCCGGCGATCACCGAACTGCTCAGCATGGCCCTGCGCTACGAGGGGTGGGATGTCACCACCGCCCACTCCGGCACGACCGCCGTGCAGGCCGCGCGCGACACGCGGCCGGACGTGCTCGTGCTCGACATGATGCTTCCCGACTTCGACGGGCTCGAGGTGATGCGCCGCGTGCGCGCCGAGCAGCCGGACGTACCTGTCATCTTTCTCACCGCCCGGGACGCCGTGGACGACCGAATCCATGGGCTGACGGCCGGCGGGGACGACTACGTCACCAAGCCCTTCTCTCTCGAGGAACTCGTCGCCCGCCTGCGCGGCCTGCTGCGCCGCTCGGGCGCGACGTTGGTCAAGCCGGGCTCGCAGCTCGTGGTCGGCGACCTCGCCCTCGACGAGGACTCTCACGAGGTGACCCGCGGGGGCGAGGAGATCCAGCTGACCGCGACCGAGTTCGAGCTGCTGCGCTACCTGATGCGCAACCCGCGCCGCGTGCTGAGCAAGGCGCAGATCCTCGACCGCGTGTGGAACTACGACTTCGGTGGCCAGGCCAACGTCGTCGAGCTCTACATCTCCTACCTCCGCAAGAAGATCGACGCGGGGCGCGAGCCGATGATCCACACGCTGCGGGGTGCGGGGTACGTCCTGAAGCCGGCCGGCTGA
- a CDS encoding 1-phosphofructokinase family hexose kinase, with amino-acid sequence MIITFTANPSLDRSAPLARDLRVARLNRLGQVYRLASGKGVNVSAAVHAAGHPTLAIVPVDTSDPLAEALRSRGVPSRMVPVGRRARTNLSITHPDGSTTRFIEPGEPLTPENQTALVSALLASLPGASWLALCGSLPPGAPVDWYVKLTEMAHSVGVRVAVDADGPALDAVISHAHATPPDLLSPNVAELQKATGRSIRKAVKAGDLQPAIDAVQELHNRGVPRVLATLGPQGALLSCEDGLWHAEPDPVQPVSVMGAGDAALAGCLLISTRTQDPALCLDRAVAYGTATVLKPGSEVPTPADADAIPLTVRKLA; translated from the coding sequence GTGATCATCACCTTCACGGCGAACCCGAGCCTCGATCGCAGCGCACCGCTGGCCCGCGACCTGCGCGTCGCCCGGCTGAACCGGCTCGGGCAGGTCTACCGACTCGCCTCCGGCAAGGGGGTCAACGTGAGCGCGGCTGTGCACGCCGCCGGCCACCCCACCCTCGCCATCGTCCCGGTGGACACCAGCGACCCGCTGGCCGAGGCGCTGCGCAGCCGTGGCGTCCCGAGCCGCATGGTCCCGGTCGGACGCCGTGCGCGCACCAACCTCTCGATCACCCACCCCGACGGCAGCACCACCCGCTTCATCGAGCCCGGCGAGCCGCTGACGCCGGAGAACCAGACGGCACTGGTGAGCGCCCTGCTCGCCTCCCTGCCGGGGGCCTCGTGGCTGGCGCTGTGCGGCAGCCTGCCGCCGGGCGCCCCCGTCGACTGGTACGTGAAGCTCACCGAGATGGCCCACTCCGTCGGCGTCCGGGTGGCCGTTGACGCCGACGGTCCCGCCCTGGACGCCGTGATCAGCCACGCGCACGCAACCCCGCCCGACCTCCTCTCCCCCAACGTGGCCGAGCTGCAGAAGGCGACCGGACGCTCCATCCGGAAGGCGGTCAAGGCGGGCGACCTCCAGCCCGCGATCGATGCCGTGCAGGAACTGCACAACCGGGGGGTCCCGCGCGTGCTCGCCACGCTGGGCCCCCAGGGCGCCCTCCTCTCCTGCGAGGACGGCCTGTGGCACGCCGAGCCCGACCCGGTCCAGCCGGTGTCGGTGATGGGGGCGGGGGACGCCGCGTTGGCCGGCTGCCTGCTCATCAGCACGCGAACACAGGACCCGGCGCTGTGCCTCGACCGCGCCGTCGCCTACGGGACGGCGACCGTGCTCAAGCCGGGCTCCGAGGTGCCGACCCCGGCGGACGCCGACGCGATCCCCCTCACCGTGCGCAAGCTGGCCTGA
- a CDS encoding CBS domain-containing protein, whose protein sequence is MKLEDVIRSKGNSVVTIAPSASVAELVSVMADNNIGAVVVSADGRHIAGIISERDIVRGLAGSGAGLLEATVADLMTGDVVVGHLEDRIEDTAHTMTHKRVRHVPIEVDGELAAIVSIGDVVKYRIDQLTDERNHLLGYLHT, encoded by the coding sequence ATGAAGCTCGAAGACGTCATCCGCAGCAAGGGCAACTCCGTCGTCACTATCGCCCCGTCCGCCTCCGTGGCCGAGCTCGTCTCCGTCATGGCCGACAACAACATCGGCGCCGTGGTCGTCTCCGCCGACGGTCGCCACATCGCCGGCATCATCAGCGAGCGCGACATCGTGCGCGGCCTCGCCGGCTCGGGCGCCGGCCTCCTCGAGGCGACCGTGGCCGACCTCATGACCGGCGACGTCGTCGTCGGCCACCTCGAGGACCGCATCGAGGACACCGCCCACACCATGACCCACAAGCGCGTGCGCCACGTTCCGATCGAGGTCGACGGCGAACTCGCCGCGATCGTCTCCATCGGCGACGTGGTCAAGTACCGCATCGACCAGCTCACCGACGAGCGCAACCACCTGCTCGGCTACCTCCACACGTGA
- a CDS encoding EcsC family protein gives MGLFDMFRRDEEIEITRSALDEANDPSGNDDAITGLIKQLTGVGIEGVSKFSGAKEIADKALAKANGDVEAAVDDVVRQHLVGGAAGGFVTFLGGFLTMVVAIPANVFEFYVQATRMTAAVAHLRGYDVTDDRIRTAVLLTLVGSNSADVLAKAGVSVGTSAALNVAGKNLPKSALMVIQKAVGFRILRSVGERVFARVGKLAPLVGGLFGAGIDLAMMKRISEQARAEFPRTLGTV, from the coding sequence ATGGGCCTGTTCGACATGTTCCGCCGCGACGAGGAGATCGAGATCACGCGCTCCGCGTTGGACGAGGCGAACGACCCCTCCGGCAACGACGACGCCATCACCGGCCTGATCAAGCAGCTGACCGGCGTGGGCATCGAGGGCGTCAGCAAGTTCTCGGGCGCCAAGGAGATCGCCGACAAGGCCCTCGCCAAGGCCAACGGTGACGTCGAGGCGGCCGTGGACGACGTCGTGCGCCAGCACCTCGTCGGCGGTGCCGCCGGCGGCTTCGTGACCTTCCTGGGTGGCTTCCTGACCATGGTCGTGGCCATCCCGGCCAACGTCTTCGAGTTCTACGTGCAGGCCACCCGCATGACCGCGGCCGTCGCGCACCTGCGCGGCTACGACGTGACCGACGACCGCATCCGCACCGCGGTGCTGCTGACCCTGGTCGGCTCCAACTCCGCCGACGTGCTCGCCAAGGCGGGCGTCTCCGTCGGCACGAGCGCCGCGCTGAACGTGGCCGGCAAGAACCTGCCGAAGTCGGCGCTCATGGTGATCCAGAAGGCCGTCGGCTTCCGCATCCTGCGGTCGGTCGGCGAGCGCGTGTTCGCCCGCGTCGGCAAGCTGGCCCCCCTCGTCGGTGGCCTCTTCGGCGCCGGCATCGACCTCGCCATGATGAAGCGCATCTCCGAGCAGGCGCGGGCCGAGTTCCCGCGCACGCTGGGCACCGTCTGA
- a CDS encoding ABC transporter permease, with protein sequence MTITTATTQPDAATSAPAARGSFWRRFGALVAAESRILVRNRTALFTAIAMPPLIAFAFSGLSMDRAALGVVLTMMMVGSALMFVLYFTMVTSLVARREQLVLKRLAAGEPTPLEILLAPAVPLLALFLVQSGLAIGGAVALGTPFAHPWALVLAVVGGAATWTALAIWSATWTRTVESAQLTTMPLILVAMLLSGFSLPLTILPDVVQRFAHWLPMTPVIDLINLAHLGTGTSGEALAGGALVGATTGMILPMLLWTALALYAGLRGFRWDPRG encoded by the coding sequence ATGACCATCACCACCGCCACCACCCAACCTGACGCCGCGACTTCCGCCCCGGCCGCCCGCGGCAGCTTCTGGCGCCGCTTCGGCGCGCTGGTCGCCGCCGAGAGCCGCATCCTCGTCCGCAACCGGACGGCCCTGTTCACCGCGATCGCCATGCCGCCGCTGATTGCCTTCGCGTTCTCGGGGCTGTCGATGGACCGCGCCGCCCTCGGCGTCGTCCTGACCATGATGATGGTCGGCAGCGCACTGATGTTCGTCCTGTACTTCACGATGGTCACCTCGCTGGTTGCGCGCCGCGAGCAGCTCGTGCTGAAGCGCCTGGCGGCCGGCGAGCCCACGCCGCTGGAGATCCTGCTGGCCCCCGCCGTCCCCCTGCTGGCGTTGTTCCTCGTCCAGTCCGGGCTCGCCATCGGGGGCGCCGTCGCCCTCGGCACCCCGTTCGCCCACCCGTGGGCGCTGGTCCTCGCCGTCGTCGGCGGCGCCGCCACCTGGACGGCCCTGGCCATCTGGAGCGCCACCTGGACGCGGACCGTCGAGTCGGCCCAGCTGACGACGATGCCGCTGATCCTCGTCGCGATGCTGCTGTCGGGCTTCTCGCTGCCGCTCACGATCCTGCCGGACGTGGTGCAGCGCTTCGCCCACTGGCTGCCCATGACGCCGGTGATCGACCTCATCAACCTGGCCCACCTCGGCACCGGTACCTCGGGGGAGGCGCTGGCCGGGGGCGCCCTGGTGGGCGCGACGACCGGCATGATCTTGCCGATGCTGCTGTGGACCGCCCTGGCCCTCTACGCCGGGCTGCGCGGCTTCCGCTGGGACCCGCGCGGCTAG
- the metB gene encoding cystathionine gamma-synthase: MERSWRTAAVRAGIDADTAEGAVVPPIYLSTNYRFDGLRSPRSFDYSRSGNPTRSHLADALAELDGAAGAVVTASGMGAITTALMALVAAGDTVVAPHDAYGGTWRLLDALSRRVGFDLRLVDLAASDAAATVRALSPALTWVETPSNPLLAISDLAALAEATHAGGGLMVADNTFCSPVLQRPIGFGADAVVQSSTKYLNGHSDVIGGVVCSATAEMAEQMAWWANCLGVTGGAFDSYLTLRGLRTLGVRMAAHQENAAAVVEALSLHPAVERLHYPGLSTHPGHELAQRQMDGFGAIVSFEVRGGEAAVAALVSGLEHFSLAESLGGVESLVCHPGSMTHAAMPPEVQEAAGLRPGLVRLSVGIEDPADLVADLVAGLDRVAEAV, encoded by the coding sequence GTGGAGCGATCCTGGCGCACCGCCGCCGTCCGCGCGGGCATCGACGCGGACACCGCCGAGGGCGCGGTCGTCCCCCCGATCTACCTGTCGACGAACTACCGCTTCGACGGCCTGCGCAGCCCGCGCAGCTTCGACTACTCCCGCTCGGGCAACCCGACGCGCAGCCACCTGGCCGACGCGCTGGCCGAGCTCGACGGGGCGGCCGGGGCGGTGGTGACGGCCTCGGGGATGGGCGCGATCACGACCGCGCTGATGGCGCTGGTGGCGGCGGGGGACACCGTGGTCGCCCCGCACGACGCCTACGGCGGCACGTGGCGGCTGCTGGACGCGCTGTCGCGGCGGGTGGGCTTCGACCTGCGGCTGGTCGACCTGGCGGCATCGGACGCCGCGGCCACCGTCCGCGCGCTGTCGCCCGCGCTGACCTGGGTGGAGACCCCCTCGAACCCCTTGCTGGCCATCAGCGACCTCGCGGCGCTGGCCGAGGCCACGCACGCCGGGGGCGGGCTCATGGTGGCCGACAACACGTTCTGCTCGCCGGTGCTGCAGCGCCCCATCGGGTTCGGGGCGGACGCCGTCGTGCAGTCCTCGACCAAGTACCTCAACGGGCACTCCGACGTGATCGGGGGCGTCGTGTGCTCGGCGACCGCCGAGATGGCCGAGCAGATGGCGTGGTGGGCGAACTGCCTCGGCGTCACCGGGGGAGCGTTCGACAGCTACCTGACGCTGCGCGGCCTGCGGACGCTGGGCGTCCGGATGGCCGCCCACCAGGAGAACGCGGCGGCCGTGGTGGAGGCCCTGTCGCTGCACCCCGCCGTCGAGCGGTTGCACTACCCGGGCCTGTCCACCCACCCGGGCCACGAGCTCGCCCAGCGCCAGATGGACGGCTTCGGCGCGATCGTGTCCTTCGAGGTGCGTGGCGGCGAGGCCGCCGTGGCGGCCCTGGTGTCGGGGCTGGAGCACTTCTCGCTCGCCGAGTCCCTCGGCGGCGTCGAGTCGCTGGTCTGCCACCCGGGCTCCATGACCCACGCGGCGATGCCGCCCGAGGTGCAGGAGGCGGCCGGCCTGCGCCCCGGCCTCGTGCGCCTGTCGGTGGGCATCGAAGACCCCGCCGACCTGGTCGCGGACCTGGTGGCGGGGCTCGATCGGGTCGCCGAGGCGGTCTGA